A segment of the uncultured Fusobacterium sp. genome:
AGTATTTTCTGGAACTATCTTAACTATTGGACCTTTTTCACAAAAACCAAAGCATCCCGTTAAGACTACTTCTACATCTTTTACATCATATTTATCTATATAATTTTCTAAGTTATGTTTAATATCCTCACTTTTAGAAGATAAGCACCCTGTTCCACCACATATTAAAATTTTTTTCTTGCAGTTCATAGCCCCTCCCGAAAATTACATTTATTTCTTTAATTTCTATTTTTCTTCTGAAATTTCTCTTTCTCTATAAGTTGCTAATATTTTAGGTACATCACTTGCTTTTACTTTCCCATGAACTTCTTTTCCTACTAATACTACTGGAGCTAATCCACAAGCTCCTACACATCTTAAACTGTCTAAAGAAAATAGACCATCTTTAGTAACTCCACCAACACTTATTCCTAGCTCTTTTTCCAATGCTTCTAAAACTTTACCTGCTCCTCTCACATAACAAGCTGTTCCTGTACACACTGATATTTGATATTTTCCTTTAGGTTCCATTGAAAAGAAATTATAAAAACTTACTACTCCATAAACTTTAGCCACTGGGATATCTAATTCTTCAGCAATTACTTCTTGAATCTCTGCTGGAATATATCCAAATATTTCTTGCGCTTTATGAAGAACTATAATAAGAGCACTTTTCTTATCTTCAAAAGTAGAAATATATTCTTTTAATTTTTTCAATTCATTACTATCTCTACATATCATTTTTACTCCTCCTATTAATTATCTTTTTTTTATTCATTCCTTTGTCTATATATACAATCATAGCACAAAAAGGATTATGTTTAAACATATTTTTTATTTAAACTATAACTAAAAAAAGAACTA
Coding sequences within it:
- a CDS encoding NAD(P)H-dependent oxidoreductase subunit E produces the protein MICRDSNELKKLKEYISTFEDKKSALIIVLHKAQEIFGYIPAEIQEVIAEELDIPVAKVYGVVSFYNFFSMEPKGKYQISVCTGTACYVRGAGKVLEALEKELGISVGGVTKDGLFSLDSLRCVGACGLAPVVLVGKEVHGKVKASDVPKILATYREREISEEK